From Echeneis naucrates chromosome 7, fEcheNa1.1, whole genome shotgun sequence, one genomic window encodes:
- the pfkma gene encoding phosphofructokinase, muscle a isoform X1, with protein MSNHPPTDPTKMGIGRSIAVLTSGGDAQGMNAAVRATVRVGLYTGAKVYFVHEGYQGLVDGGENIRPATWESVSMMLQLGGTVIGSARCQDFRVREGRMKAACNLVKLGITNLCVIGGDGSLTGANQFRTEWSGLLADLVRAGKITQEEAKKSSHLNIVGMVGSIDNDFCGTDMTIGTDSALHRIIEVVDAITTTAQSHQRTFILEVMGRHCGYLALVTALACGADWVFIPEMPPDDGWEEHLCRRLADQRARGSRLNVIIVAEGAMSRAGKPISSEDIKKLVTDRLGFDTRTTILGHVQRGGTPSAFDRILGSRMGVEAVMALLEATPDTPACVVSLSGNQAVRLPLMECVQVTKDVTAAMAEGKYDEAIKLRGKSFENNWNTYKLLAHINPPDVKSNINMAILNIGAPCAGMNAAVRAAVRMGLIQGHTMLAVHDGFDGLAHGQVEPINWTAVSGWTGKGGSMLGTKRTLPAEILEEISQNIAKFNIHALVIIGGFEAYVGGLQLVQAREKYEEMCIPMVVIPATVSNNVPGSDFSIGADTALNTITSTCDRIKQSAAGTKRRVFIVETMGGYCGYLATMAGLAAGADAAYIYEDKFNIKDLEVNVQHLLQKMKTTVKRGLILRNENCNANYTTDFIFNLYSEEGKGVFDCRKNVLGHMQQGGTPTPFDRNFGTKMGTKSVLWLTDKLKECYRHGRIFANTQDSACVLGMKKRSLTFQPLAELNGETDFEHRIPKTQWWLKIRPIMKILAKYNIKLDTSEHADMEHVIKKRTPLTK; from the exons ATGTCCAACCATCCACCCACCGACCCCACCAAGATGGGGATCGGACGTTCCATCGCTGTGCTGACATCAGGAGGAGACGCCCAAG gtatGAATGCGGCTGTTAGAGCCACAGTCAGAGTTGGTCTTTACACCGGAGCCAAAGTCTACTTTGTCCACGAG GGCTACCAGGGCCTCGTGGATGGAGGGGAAAACATTCGTCCCGCCACGTGGGAGAGCGTGTCCATGATGCTTCAGCTG GGAGGTACCGTTATTGGCAGTGCTCGGTGCCAGGACTTCAGAGTCAGAGAGGGACGTATGAAGGCTGCCTGCAACCTAGTCAAGCTGGGTATCACCAACCTGTGTGTGATTGGAGGTGATGGCAGTCTGACTGGAGCCAATCAGTTCAGGACAGAGTGGAGCGGACTGCTGGCGGACCTGGTCCGAGCTG GTAAGATTACACAGGAAGAAGCCAAGAAATCTTCCCACCTGAACATTGTTGGCATGGTCGGCTCCATAGACAACGACTTCTGTGGCACGGACATGACCATTGGCACCGACTCAGCCCTGCACCGCATCATTGAGGTGGTGGATGCCATCACCACGACAGCACAGAG CCACCAGAGGACGTTCATCCTGGAAGTGATGGGCAGACATTGTGG GTACCTGGCTCTGGTGACGGCTCTGGCCTGTGGTGCCGACTGGGTGTTCATCCCAGAGATGCCACCAGATGATGGCTGGGAGGAACATTTGTGTAGGAGGCTGGCAGAT CAAAGAGCCCGTGGTTCCCGTCTGAATGTGATCATTGTAGCTGAGGGTGCGATGTCCAGAGCAGGAAAACCAATTTCATCTGAAGATATTAAAAAG CTGGTGACTGACAGGCTGGGCTTTGATACTCGTACCACTATTCTTGGACACGTGCAAAGAGGTGGCACACCCTCCGCCTTCGACAGAATTCTG GGCAGCAGGATGGGTGTGGAGGCCGTGATGGCCCTACTGGAGGCCACACCTGATACTCCTGCCTGTGTGGTCAGCCTCTCTGGAAACCAGGCAGTCAGACTGCCACTCATGGAGTGTGTACAAGTG ACCAAAGATGTGACTGCAGCGATGGCTGAGGGCAAATATGATGAAGCCATAAAGCTGAGGGGAAA GAGTTTTGAGAACAACTGGAACACATACAAACTGCTGGCTCACATCAACCCCCCAGATGTCAAG AGTAACATCAATATGGCCATCTTGAACATTGGCGCTCCCTGTGCTGGTATGAACGCTGCAGTCCGTGCTGCAGTCAGGATGGGACTCATCCAGGGTCACACTATGTTGGCTGTCCATGATGGCTTCGACGGTCTGGCCCACGGACAG GTTGAGCCCATCAACTGGACAGCAGTTAGTGGCTGGACTGGAAAGGGAGGCTCAATGTTGGGCACCAAGAG AACTCTGCCAGCTGAAATTCTGGAGGAAATCAGCCAGAACATTGCGAAGTTCAACATCCACGCTTTGGTGATCATTGGCGGATTTGAG GCCTATGTGGGAGGCCTGCAGTTGGTTCAGGCCAGAGAAAAATATGAGGAGATGTGCATTCCCATGGTGGTGATCCCCGCCACTGTCTCCAACAACGTCCCAGGCTCCGACTTTAGCATCGGAGCTGACACAGCCCTCAACACCATCACTTCA ACCTGCGACAGGATCAAACAGTCTGCAGCAGGGACCAAGCGCCGTGTGTTCATCGTTGAGACTATGGGTGGATACTGCGGATACCTTGCCACCATGGCTGGTCTTGCTGCCGGGGCTGACGCTGCCTACATCTATGAGGACAAATTCAACATCAAAGACCTAGAG GTGAATGTACAACATCTCCTGCAGAAGATGAAGACAACAGTGAAGAGAGGTTTGATTCTCAG GAATGAAAACTGTAATGCTAACTACACCACTGACTTCATCTTCAACCTGTACTCAGAGGAGGGCAAAGGTGTCTTTGACTGTCGTAAAAACGTTCTGGGACACATGCAGCAG GGTGGCACTCCAACGCCTTTTGACAGAAACTTTGGCACAAAAATGGGCACCAAGTCTGTTCTTTGGCTGACTGATAAACTCAAGGAGTGCTACAGGCATG GTCGTATTTTTGCTAACACACAAGACTCTGCATGTGTGCTGGGCATGAAGAAGCGGTCGCTCACCTTTCAGCCACTTGCTGAACTGAATGGAGAAACAGATTTTGA GCACCGCATCCCAAAGACACAGTGGTGGCTGAAGATTAGGCCCATCATGAAGATCCTGGCCAAGTACAACATCAAACTAGACACATCTGAACACGCAGATATGGAGCATGTGATCAAGAAGAGGACTCCTCTTACGAAGTAA
- the pfkma gene encoding phosphofructokinase, muscle a isoform X3, translating to MSNHPPTDPTKMGIGRSIAVLTSGGDAQGMNAAVRATVRVGLYTGAKVYFVHEGYQGLVDGGENIRPATWESVSMMLQLGGTVIGSARCQDFRVREGRMKAACNLVKLGITNLCVIGGDGSLTGANQFRTEWSGLLADLVRAGKITQEEAKKSSHLNIVGMVGSIDNDFCGTDMTIGTDSALHRIIEVVDAITTTAQSHQRTFILEVMGRHCGYLALVTALACGADWVFIPEMPPDDGWEEHLCRRLADQRARGSRLNVIIVAEGAMSRAGKPISSEDIKKLVTDRLGFDTRTTILGHVQRGGTPSAFDRILGSRMGVEAVMALLEATPDTPACVVSLSGNQAVRLPLMECVQVTKDVTAAMAEGKYDEAIKLRGKSFENNWNTYKLLAHINPPDVKSNINMAILNIGAPCAGMNAAVRAAVRMGLIQGHTMLAVHDGFDGLAHGQVTPINWTAVSGWTGKGGSMLGTKRTLPAEILEEISQNIAKFNIHALVIIGGFEAYVGGLQLVQAREKYEEMCIPMVVIPATVSNNVPGSDFSIGADTALNTITSTCDRIKQSAAGTKRRVFIVETMGGYCGYLATMAGLAAGADAAYIYEDKFNIKDLEVNVQHLLQKMKTTVKRGLILRNENCNANYTTDFIFNLYSEEGKGVFDCRKNVLGHMQQGGTPTPFDRNFGTKMGTKSVLWLTDKLKECYRHGRIFANTQDSACVLGMKKRSLTFQPLAELNGETDFEHRIPKTQWWLKIRPIMKILAKYNIKLDTSEHADMEHVIKKRTPLTK from the exons ATGTCCAACCATCCACCCACCGACCCCACCAAGATGGGGATCGGACGTTCCATCGCTGTGCTGACATCAGGAGGAGACGCCCAAG gtatGAATGCGGCTGTTAGAGCCACAGTCAGAGTTGGTCTTTACACCGGAGCCAAAGTCTACTTTGTCCACGAG GGCTACCAGGGCCTCGTGGATGGAGGGGAAAACATTCGTCCCGCCACGTGGGAGAGCGTGTCCATGATGCTTCAGCTG GGAGGTACCGTTATTGGCAGTGCTCGGTGCCAGGACTTCAGAGTCAGAGAGGGACGTATGAAGGCTGCCTGCAACCTAGTCAAGCTGGGTATCACCAACCTGTGTGTGATTGGAGGTGATGGCAGTCTGACTGGAGCCAATCAGTTCAGGACAGAGTGGAGCGGACTGCTGGCGGACCTGGTCCGAGCTG GTAAGATTACACAGGAAGAAGCCAAGAAATCTTCCCACCTGAACATTGTTGGCATGGTCGGCTCCATAGACAACGACTTCTGTGGCACGGACATGACCATTGGCACCGACTCAGCCCTGCACCGCATCATTGAGGTGGTGGATGCCATCACCACGACAGCACAGAG CCACCAGAGGACGTTCATCCTGGAAGTGATGGGCAGACATTGTGG GTACCTGGCTCTGGTGACGGCTCTGGCCTGTGGTGCCGACTGGGTGTTCATCCCAGAGATGCCACCAGATGATGGCTGGGAGGAACATTTGTGTAGGAGGCTGGCAGAT CAAAGAGCCCGTGGTTCCCGTCTGAATGTGATCATTGTAGCTGAGGGTGCGATGTCCAGAGCAGGAAAACCAATTTCATCTGAAGATATTAAAAAG CTGGTGACTGACAGGCTGGGCTTTGATACTCGTACCACTATTCTTGGACACGTGCAAAGAGGTGGCACACCCTCCGCCTTCGACAGAATTCTG GGCAGCAGGATGGGTGTGGAGGCCGTGATGGCCCTACTGGAGGCCACACCTGATACTCCTGCCTGTGTGGTCAGCCTCTCTGGAAACCAGGCAGTCAGACTGCCACTCATGGAGTGTGTACAAGTG ACCAAAGATGTGACTGCAGCGATGGCTGAGGGCAAATATGATGAAGCCATAAAGCTGAGGGGAAA GAGTTTTGAGAACAACTGGAACACATACAAACTGCTGGCTCACATCAACCCCCCAGATGTCAAG AGTAACATCAATATGGCCATCTTGAACATTGGCGCTCCCTGTGCTGGTATGAACGCTGCAGTCCGTGCTGCAGTCAGGATGGGACTCATCCAGGGTCACACTATGTTGGCTGTCCATGATGGCTTCGACGGTCTGGCCCACGGACAGGTGACT CCCATCAACTGGACAGCAGTTAGTGGCTGGACTGGAAAGGGAGGCTCAATGTTGGGCACCAAGAG AACTCTGCCAGCTGAAATTCTGGAGGAAATCAGCCAGAACATTGCGAAGTTCAACATCCACGCTTTGGTGATCATTGGCGGATTTGAG GCCTATGTGGGAGGCCTGCAGTTGGTTCAGGCCAGAGAAAAATATGAGGAGATGTGCATTCCCATGGTGGTGATCCCCGCCACTGTCTCCAACAACGTCCCAGGCTCCGACTTTAGCATCGGAGCTGACACAGCCCTCAACACCATCACTTCA ACCTGCGACAGGATCAAACAGTCTGCAGCAGGGACCAAGCGCCGTGTGTTCATCGTTGAGACTATGGGTGGATACTGCGGATACCTTGCCACCATGGCTGGTCTTGCTGCCGGGGCTGACGCTGCCTACATCTATGAGGACAAATTCAACATCAAAGACCTAGAG GTGAATGTACAACATCTCCTGCAGAAGATGAAGACAACAGTGAAGAGAGGTTTGATTCTCAG GAATGAAAACTGTAATGCTAACTACACCACTGACTTCATCTTCAACCTGTACTCAGAGGAGGGCAAAGGTGTCTTTGACTGTCGTAAAAACGTTCTGGGACACATGCAGCAG GGTGGCACTCCAACGCCTTTTGACAGAAACTTTGGCACAAAAATGGGCACCAAGTCTGTTCTTTGGCTGACTGATAAACTCAAGGAGTGCTACAGGCATG GTCGTATTTTTGCTAACACACAAGACTCTGCATGTGTGCTGGGCATGAAGAAGCGGTCGCTCACCTTTCAGCCACTTGCTGAACTGAATGGAGAAACAGATTTTGA GCACCGCATCCCAAAGACACAGTGGTGGCTGAAGATTAGGCCCATCATGAAGATCCTGGCCAAGTACAACATCAAACTAGACACATCTGAACACGCAGATATGGAGCATGTGATCAAGAAGAGGACTCCTCTTACGAAGTAA